The following DNA comes from Streptomyces sp. Ag109_O5-10.
CCTCGACTCGCACGTCTGCGCCGCCGCCCCCGACGGCACCGTCTTCGCCGTGGACGCGGGGGATCCCGGCGGCTGGTAGCGGTGCCGGGAACAGAAGGGGCCGCCTCCCGATGGGAGGCGGCCCCTTGCCGCTTACGTCGGGTTTCAGCCCAGCTTCGTCACGTCGCGGACCGCGCCCTTGTCGGCGCTGGTGGCCATCGCGGCGTAGGCGCGCAGGGCCGCGGAGACCTTGCGGTCGCGGTTCTTCGGCGCGTAGACGCCACCCAGGGCCTGCTCGCGGCGGGACAGCTCGGCGTCGTCGACGAGGAGCTCGATCGTGCGGTTCGGGATGTCGATGCGGATGCGGTCGCCGTCCTCGACGAGGGCGATGGTGCCGCCGGAGGCCGCCTCCGGGGAGGCGTGGCCGATGGAGAGGCCCGAGGTGCCGCCGGAGAAGCGGCCGTCGGTGATCAGCGCGCAGGTCTTGCCGAGGCCGCGGCCCTTGAGGAAGGACGTCGGGTAGAGCATCTCCTGCATGCCGGGGCCGCCCTTGGGACCCTCGTAGCGGATCACGACGACGTCGCCGTCGGTGACCTGCTTGTTGAGGATCTTCTCGACGGCCTCTTCCTGCGATTCGCAGACGACCGCGGGGCCCTCGAAGGTCCAGATCGACTCGTCGACGCCGGCCGTCTTGACCACGCAGCCGTCCACGGCGAGGTTGCCCTTGAGGACCGCGAGGCCGCCGTCCTTGGAGTACGCGTGCTCGACGTTGCGGATGCAGCCCTCCGCCCCGTCCTCGTCCAGGGCCTCCCAGCGCTCGGACTGGGAGAACGCCTCGGCGGAGCGGACGCAGCCGGGGGCCGCGTGCCACAGTTCGACCGCCTCGGGCGACGGGGAGCCGCCGCGCACGTCCCAGGTCTTCAGCCAGTCCGCGAGGGAGGGGCTGTGGACGGAGTGCACGTCCTCGTTGAGGAGGCCGCCGCGGTGCAGTTCGCCGAGGAGGGCGGGGATGCCGCCGGCCCGGTGCACGTCCTCCATGTAGTACGTGCGGGTCTTGGCGACGTTCGGGGCGACCTTGGCGAGGCAGGGCACGCGGCGCGAGACCTCGTTGATCTCCTCCAGGCCGAAGGGGACGCCCGCCTCCTGGGCGGCGGCGAGCAGGTGGAGGATCGTGTTCGTGGAGCCGCCCATCGCGATGTCCAGGGCCATCGCGTTCTGGAACGCGGCGAAGGTCGCGATGTTCAGCGGCAGGACCGTCTCGTCGTCCTGCTCGTAGTAGCGGCGGGTGAGGTCCATCACCGTGCGGGCCGCGTCGACGTACAGCCGCTTGCGGGCCGTGTGGGTGGCCAGCACCGAGCCGTTGCCGGGGAGGGAGAGGCCGATCGCCTCCGTCAGGCAGTTCATCGAGTTGGCCGTGAACATGCCGGAACAGGAGCCGCAGGTCGGACAGGCGTTCTCCTCGATCTTGAGGACGTCCTCGTCGGAGACGTTCTCGTTCGCCGCCTCGACCATCGCGTCGATCAGGTCGAGGGTGCGGACCGTGCCGTCCACGAGGGTGGCGCGGCCGGCCTCCATGGGGCCGCCGGAGACGAAGACCGTCGGGATGTTCAGGCGCAGGGCGGCCATCAGCATGCCCGGGGTGATCTTGTCGCAGTTGGAGATGCAGACCAGGGCGTCGGCGCAGTGCGCCTCCACCATGTACTCGACACTGTCCGCGATCAGGTCGCGGGAGGGCAGGGAGTACAGCATGCCGCCGTGGCCCATCGCGATGCCGTCGTCGACGGCGATCGTGTTGAACTCGCGCGGGATGCCGCCAGCCTCCTTGATCGCCTCGGAGACGATCCGGCCGACCGGCTGGAG
Coding sequences within:
- the ilvD gene encoding dihydroxy-acid dehydratase, with amino-acid sequence MPELRSRTVTHGRNMAGARALMRASGVPGADIGRKPIIAVANSFTEFVPGHTHLQPVGRIVSEAIKEAGGIPREFNTIAVDDGIAMGHGGMLYSLPSRDLIADSVEYMVEAHCADALVCISNCDKITPGMLMAALRLNIPTVFVSGGPMEAGRATLVDGTVRTLDLIDAMVEAANENVSDEDVLKIEENACPTCGSCSGMFTANSMNCLTEAIGLSLPGNGSVLATHTARKRLYVDAARTVMDLTRRYYEQDDETVLPLNIATFAAFQNAMALDIAMGGSTNTILHLLAAAQEAGVPFGLEEINEVSRRVPCLAKVAPNVAKTRTYYMEDVHRAGGIPALLGELHRGGLLNEDVHSVHSPSLADWLKTWDVRGGSPSPEAVELWHAAPGCVRSAEAFSQSERWEALDEDGAEGCIRNVEHAYSKDGGLAVLKGNLAVDGCVVKTAGVDESIWTFEGPAVVCESQEEAVEKILNKQVTDGDVVVIRYEGPKGGPGMQEMLYPTSFLKGRGLGKTCALITDGRFSGGTSGLSIGHASPEAASGGTIALVEDGDRIRIDIPNRTIELLVDDAELSRREQALGGVYAPKNRDRKVSAALRAYAAMATSADKGAVRDVTKLG